One Cryomorphaceae bacterium 1068 DNA window includes the following coding sequences:
- a CDS encoding peptidoglycan DD-metalloendopeptidase family protein produces MRFTNSLLLLSILFLTYSCSQGEENIEDLDPEDVSIQVDEVPKRYGIEEDAYKIHEGTIKKNQFLADILLGYGVPYGEIAELEGASKDVHDVRKLKAGDNYAVFTNRDSTKKASFFVVETSPANYVVYQLGDSISAYLGQKPIETKLREAGGMINSSLYQTIADNDLPIDLAMELSLIYAWTVDFYRIQKGDYFKVIFEERFVEGQRIGVGEVIAAEFGHRDEIFSAFLFEEGKVSDYFDLEGENLRRAFLKAPVKFSRISSRYTMKRYHPVQRRFKAHLGTDYAAPQGTPIVATADGEVIASAYGKYNGNYVKIRHNSTYTTQYLHMSKRAVNNGAYVRQGDVIGYVGSTGLASGPHVCYRFWVNGKQVDPYQQDLPSGDPIPEEFKADFSTTGDSLNLILEQIEIGEVS; encoded by the coding sequence ATGCGTTTCACAAATTCTCTCCTTTTATTATCCATTCTATTTCTCACTTATTCCTGTTCACAGGGTGAAGAAAATATAGAGGACTTAGATCCTGAAGATGTTTCCATTCAGGTAGATGAGGTTCCTAAACGGTATGGTATCGAAGAGGATGCGTACAAGATTCACGAAGGGACGATCAAAAAAAATCAGTTCCTAGCCGATATCCTTCTGGGGTACGGAGTTCCTTACGGCGAAATTGCTGAGTTAGAAGGAGCAAGCAAGGATGTGCACGATGTTCGAAAGCTGAAAGCAGGGGATAACTATGCTGTATTTACCAATCGGGATAGCACTAAGAAGGCCAGCTTCTTTGTGGTAGAAACCAGTCCTGCTAATTATGTTGTTTATCAATTGGGGGATAGTATTTCGGCATATCTAGGTCAAAAGCCCATTGAGACGAAATTGAGAGAAGCCGGAGGTATGATTAATAGCTCCTTGTATCAAACCATTGCCGATAACGACCTTCCTATCGATTTGGCTATGGAGTTGAGTTTGATTTACGCCTGGACTGTCGATTTTTATCGTATCCAAAAGGGAGACTATTTTAAGGTGATTTTCGAAGAGCGTTTTGTCGAAGGCCAGCGTATTGGAGTAGGAGAGGTCATAGCCGCTGAATTCGGTCACCGCGATGAGATTTTTAGTGCTTTTCTCTTTGAAGAAGGAAAGGTGAGTGATTATTTCGACCTTGAAGGAGAGAATCTGAGAAGGGCATTTTTAAAAGCACCGGTCAAGTTTTCGCGAATTTCCTCGCGCTATACCATGAAGCGTTACCATCCCGTTCAGCGCCGTTTTAAAGCACATTTGGGAACTGACTATGCAGCACCTCAAGGCACGCCTATTGTGGCTACGGCAGATGGAGAAGTAATTGCTTCGGCATATGGGAAGTACAATGGAAATTACGTGAAGATTAGGCACAACAGTACTTATACAACGCAATACCTGCACATGTCAAAGCGGGCAGTAAATAATGGAGCCTATGTTCGCCAGGGTGATGTGATCGGTTATGTGGGCTCTACCGGATTGGCCAGTGGTCCACATGTCTGCTACCGATTTTGGGTTAATGGCAAACAAGTGGATCCTTACCAACAAGATCTTCCTTCAGGCGATCCGATTCCCGAAGAGTTTAAAGCTGATTTCAGCACTACCGGCGATAGTTTGAACCTTATTTTAGAGCAAATAGAAATTGGTGAAGTGAGCTAG
- a CDS encoding DUF3108 domain-containing protein, with product MKQVALLIIAVFLTLFGFSQKRPPEASLDTLPVMDLPEIDQTAFGEGEYLRFRLHYGIIDAGEAELNVYKSKRKYQGREALHVIGTGKTLGAFNWFFKVRDRYETYLDEEGIFPWEFVRDIREGGYEKKQTYSFHQHKAAVSTNKGDTFKIPPLSQDMLSSFYFARTIDFSNARAGDVFTIPTFVDGEEFPLKIRYLGKENLKSRTGTYRCLKFVPVVQEGRIFEEEEDMIVWITDDKNKIPVLAQAKVLVGSIKMELVEYQNLSNPIAKID from the coding sequence ATGAAGCAAGTAGCACTTCTCATCATAGCCGTCTTTTTGACCTTGTTTGGTTTCTCACAGAAGAGACCCCCTGAGGCGAGTCTGGATACTCTTCCCGTGATGGATTTGCCTGAGATTGATCAAACTGCCTTTGGAGAAGGGGAATATCTTCGATTCAGGTTGCATTACGGAATTATTGATGCAGGTGAGGCCGAATTGAATGTCTACAAAAGCAAGAGAAAATACCAAGGTCGCGAAGCGCTGCATGTCATTGGAACCGGAAAGACGCTAGGCGCATTCAACTGGTTTTTCAAAGTGCGAGATCGGTACGAAACCTATCTGGATGAAGAAGGAATCTTCCCGTGGGAGTTTGTTCGTGACATTCGAGAAGGTGGCTATGAAAAAAAACAGACGTACAGCTTTCACCAACATAAGGCTGCGGTAAGCACAAACAAAGGCGACACGTTTAAGATTCCACCATTGTCGCAAGACATGCTCTCGTCATTTTATTTTGCCAGAACCATCGATTTTTCCAATGCACGGGCAGGAGATGTTTTCACCATTCCAACCTTTGTCGATGGCGAAGAGTTTCCGTTAAAGATCAGATACCTCGGAAAAGAAAATCTCAAATCGAGGACAGGGACTTATCGTTGTCTCAAATTCGTACCCGTAGTTCAAGAGGGTAGAATCTTTGAAGAAGAGGAGGATATGATCGTTTGGATTACTGACGATAAGAACAAAATTCCCGTTTTGGCGCAAGCTAAAGTACTGGTAGGTTCTATCAAGATGGAATTGGTCGAATACCAAAACTTGTCAAATCCCATCGCAAAAATCGACTGA
- a CDS encoding DUF502 domain-containing protein — protein sequence MKKNSFVKAIVGYFFRGLLLVVPISLIAYIVYKLFVMLDEIIPMDIPGLGILILLGGITVLGFLGSTFIAEPIYKRANRILDRVPLVKTIYTAITDLLSAFVGQKKSFSRPVLVKLNRESEIEKPGFITNDDLSVLNLKTGKIAVYLPHSYNFSGNIFIVPIENVTPVVVNTADFMKFIVSGGVADVGKKVDEQEDEKS from the coding sequence GTGAAAAAGAATTCTTTCGTAAAAGCGATTGTCGGTTATTTCTTCCGCGGACTGCTATTGGTCGTGCCGATTTCATTAATCGCATACATCGTCTACAAGCTTTTTGTGATGTTGGATGAGATCATTCCAATGGATATTCCCGGCTTGGGTATATTGATTCTTCTTGGAGGAATTACCGTTTTAGGCTTTCTGGGCTCTACATTCATCGCAGAACCGATTTACAAGCGGGCCAACCGAATACTGGACAGGGTTCCATTGGTAAAAACCATCTATACCGCGATCACAGATTTGCTCTCGGCTTTCGTTGGACAGAAGAAAAGCTTTTCGCGTCCCGTACTGGTAAAGCTAAACCGAGAAAGCGAAATAGAAAAACCCGGGTTTATTACCAACGACGACCTTAGTGTACTGAATCTGAAAACGGGCAAAATAGCGGTCTACCTGCCACATAGCTACAATTTCTCAGGAAATATTTTTATCGTCCCCATAGAAAACGTGACTCCCGTAGTCGTGAATACTGCCGACTTTATGAAATTCATCGTATCGGGTGGTGTAGCAGATGTTGGGAAGAAAGTGGACGAACAGGAAGATGAAAAAAGCTAA
- a CDS encoding cyclase family protein — protein MKIKIDLNGTEYQADLSSPLDISIPLSPEGPRAWYVDPMTIEPVRNDLFTGSIAEGGNVNFRNISFNPHGHGTHTESSGHIDEEVLSVNSILKQYFFTALLVSIEPEIYRESEVVFRNQGDLIITKDQIEKAIVDVKCEALILRTLPNPVDKKSMVYSGTNPPFLEPEALTLMRSKGIKHLLLDLPSVDREVDGGRLQAHHAFWKSGFEGDNTCTITEMIFVPDEVSDGKYLLNLQTAPFENDASPSRPILFSLAES, from the coding sequence ATGAAGATTAAAATCGACCTTAACGGCACTGAGTATCAGGCTGACTTAAGCAGCCCACTGGATATCTCCATTCCGCTGAGTCCTGAAGGTCCGCGAGCATGGTACGTCGACCCCATGACGATTGAACCCGTTCGAAACGATTTGTTTACAGGAAGCATCGCCGAGGGAGGCAATGTGAATTTCAGAAACATCTCCTTCAACCCACATGGCCACGGTACTCACACCGAATCATCAGGGCACATTGATGAAGAAGTGCTTTCCGTCAATTCCATTCTTAAACAATACTTTTTCACTGCACTTCTGGTCAGCATTGAGCCTGAAATTTACAGGGAAAGCGAAGTCGTGTTCCGAAATCAGGGAGACCTGATTATTACAAAAGATCAAATAGAAAAGGCCATCGTTGATGTGAAATGCGAGGCCTTAATCCTTCGAACATTACCCAATCCCGTTGATAAAAAATCAATGGTTTATTCGGGAACGAACCCTCCTTTTCTGGAGCCCGAAGCATTGACACTTATGCGATCAAAAGGAATTAAACACCTACTGCTGGATCTTCCGTCAGTCGACCGTGAAGTCGATGGCGGGCGACTTCAAGCGCATCACGCCTTTTGGAAAAGCGGTTTTGAAGGAGACAATACCTGCACCATCACAGAGATGATCTTTGTACCTGATGAAGTCAGCGATGGAAAATACCTGCTCAACTTGCAAACAGCGCCTTTCGAAAATGACGCTTCTCCATCGAGACCGATTCTTTTTTCATTAGCAGAGTCATGA
- the ispG gene encoding (E)-4-hydroxy-3-methylbut-2-enyl-diphosphate synthase yields the protein MSATIKDEKTYCPNPIAYERFQTRSVKIGSVGMGGDNPIRVQSMTTTDTMDTEGSIAQSIRMIEVGCELVRITAPSKKDAENLRPIKEGIRTKGYDTPLVADIHFTPNAAEIAARIVEKVRVNPGNYADKKKFETIEYTDESYQAELDRIRKRFSPLVEICKEEGTAMRIGTNHGSLSDRILSRYGDTPEGMVESAMEFLNICRDHDYHELVLSMKASNTQVMVQAYRLLVKRMMDEGMNYPIHLGVTEAGEGEDGRIKSAVGIGTLLEDGIGDTVRVSLTEEPEEEIPVARILVDRYENRNTHTTIKEISHNPLDPFSYTRRNTYRVANMGDGQAPIVVGDLSGKAEIKPASFFPFGYSYSVPLDKWNIGDQAADYIFIGENTVDFQIPGTLGVIVNEHTWNEQSHKPRVYPLISAKSFLENGELSSTINFISADEMDLFDSTFIEKLKASKHSVLVLETENEHAMPALRRAFMELMNRESDIPVVIKRKYDNLDRDHFQIYASTDAGGLFLDGLGDGIWVQSDLVDARTTNSLNFGILQATRTRISKTEYISCPSCGRTLFDLQETTAKIRARTEHLKGVKIGIMGCIVNGPGEMADADYGYVGTGVGKITLYKEKEVVKRNVPSENAVDELIDLIREHGDWIEPKEA from the coding sequence ATGTCGGCGACCATCAAAGACGAAAAAACTTATTGCCCGAATCCAATTGCCTACGAGCGCTTTCAAACCAGATCGGTGAAAATCGGCTCGGTTGGAATGGGCGGCGACAACCCGATACGCGTTCAATCCATGACCACCACCGACACCATGGATACAGAAGGCTCCATTGCGCAGTCTATCCGAATGATAGAAGTGGGCTGTGAGCTCGTGCGCATTACCGCCCCGAGTAAAAAAGACGCTGAGAACCTTCGGCCAATAAAAGAAGGTATTCGCACCAAAGGGTACGACACCCCTTTGGTTGCTGACATTCACTTTACCCCAAATGCCGCAGAAATTGCTGCACGCATCGTAGAGAAGGTGAGAGTAAACCCCGGAAACTACGCCGACAAGAAAAAATTTGAAACAATAGAATACACCGACGAAAGCTATCAGGCCGAGTTGGATCGAATCCGAAAGCGCTTTAGTCCATTAGTGGAAATCTGCAAAGAGGAAGGAACCGCTATGCGAATTGGGACGAACCACGGGTCGCTGAGTGATCGCATTCTGAGTCGCTATGGTGATACGCCGGAGGGAATGGTCGAGTCGGCGATGGAGTTTTTGAACATCTGCCGAGACCACGATTATCACGAATTGGTGCTCAGCATGAAGGCCAGCAATACGCAAGTGATGGTGCAGGCCTACCGCCTTTTGGTAAAGCGCATGATGGACGAGGGAATGAATTACCCGATCCATCTTGGGGTAACCGAGGCAGGAGAAGGCGAAGACGGAAGAATCAAATCAGCCGTGGGAATCGGTACATTATTGGAAGATGGAATTGGTGACACCGTTCGCGTAAGCTTGACGGAAGAACCCGAAGAAGAGATTCCCGTAGCTCGAATCTTAGTCGACCGCTACGAAAATAGAAACACTCACACCACGATAAAAGAAATCAGCCATAACCCATTGGATCCTTTTTCATACACACGTCGCAATACGTATCGCGTAGCCAATATGGGAGATGGTCAAGCACCAATTGTGGTAGGAGACCTTTCGGGAAAAGCTGAAATCAAACCCGCCTCTTTTTTTCCTTTCGGCTATAGCTACAGTGTACCACTGGACAAATGGAACATTGGCGATCAAGCTGCGGATTACATCTTCATCGGGGAGAACACCGTAGATTTTCAAATCCCTGGAACGCTTGGCGTAATAGTAAATGAGCACACTTGGAACGAGCAATCACACAAACCGAGGGTGTATCCTCTGATCTCTGCCAAATCGTTTTTGGAAAACGGGGAATTGAGCTCGACAATAAATTTCATATCCGCCGACGAAATGGATCTTTTCGACTCCACTTTCATTGAAAAATTAAAGGCTTCCAAACATTCCGTTTTGGTGCTGGAAACTGAAAATGAGCACGCAATGCCAGCTTTGCGACGTGCATTTATGGAGTTGATGAATCGCGAATCGGATATTCCAGTGGTGATCAAAAGAAAATACGACAACCTCGATAGAGATCATTTCCAAATTTACGCTTCCACCGATGCGGGTGGATTGTTCTTAGATGGATTAGGAGATGGGATTTGGGTTCAATCGGATTTGGTGGATGCCCGAACAACAAACTCATTGAACTTTGGAATCCTTCAAGCCACCCGAACACGCATCAGCAAAACCGAATACATCTCTTGTCCGTCTTGTGGACGAACATTATTCGACTTACAAGAAACAACGGCGAAGATTCGCGCTCGCACCGAACACTTGAAAGGCGTGAAAATCGGAATCATGGGCTGTATTGTAAATGGCCCGGGTGAAATGGCCGATGCAGATTACGGATACGTCGGGACAGGTGTAGGAAAAATTACCCTTTACAAAGAGAAGGAAGTGGTAAAACGAAATGTCCCTTCCGAAAATGCGGTGGACGAACTGATTGACCTCATTCGCGAGCACGGCGATTGGATCGAACCTAAAGAAGCCTAA
- a CDS encoding MmcQ/YjbR family DNA-binding protein → MHVDEYREYCLARKGVTESFPFDEHVLVFKVMGKMFALCNIDNYQSFNLKCDPEYAIELREAYPDLIIPGWHMSKKHWNTVSAEGLDSKFQKKLIDHSYDLVVSSLPKKTQAELA, encoded by the coding sequence ATGCACGTTGACGAATACCGCGAATACTGCCTTGCCCGCAAGGGAGTCACCGAGAGTTTTCCATTCGATGAGCATGTGCTTGTCTTCAAAGTGATGGGAAAAATGTTTGCTCTGTGTAATATCGACAACTACCAAAGTTTTAACCTGAAGTGCGATCCCGAATACGCCATAGAGCTAAGAGAAGCCTATCCCGACTTGATCATACCGGGCTGGCACATGAGTAAAAAGCACTGGAATACAGTTAGTGCTGAGGGCCTCGACTCCAAATTTCAAAAGAAGTTAATTGATCATTCCTACGACTTGGTAGTTTCCTCACTTCCGAAGAAGACCCAAGCAGAACTAGCTTAA
- a CDS encoding EamA family transporter — protein MKKAKVGNLLLLHVVVFIFGFTGILGKLIETDSDLLVWWRMLIAAISIALFAYPAGKIHKSIWLNAKTYLGVGFLIALHWVTFFQAIKISNVSVTLACLSSASLFTAILEPLIFKRKIDPAELFFGSMVVIGLVLIFSFETEYAAGIVMALASAFLASLFTVINGRLIEKDNPYRISLVEMIGGVLGISIWLGLSGKLGLNLIDIPASDWVWILLLGSICTAFAFVASVKVMEELTPFTVSLTINLEPVYGIILAFFIFGSSEEMTFGFYMGTILILGALYLNALKKKGKLPFRKARLKQKTND, from the coding sequence ATGAAAAAAGCTAAAGTCGGAAACCTCCTACTCTTGCATGTGGTCGTTTTCATCTTCGGCTTCACAGGCATTTTGGGAAAGCTTATAGAAACAGATTCTGATCTGCTCGTGTGGTGGAGAATGCTCATTGCCGCCATTTCTATAGCGCTATTCGCTTACCCTGCCGGGAAAATTCACAAGTCTATATGGCTGAATGCCAAAACATATCTCGGTGTCGGTTTTCTGATTGCTCTGCACTGGGTCACCTTTTTTCAAGCCATTAAAATTTCGAATGTAAGTGTCACCTTGGCTTGTCTGAGTTCGGCGTCCTTATTCACGGCAATATTAGAACCACTCATTTTCAAGCGTAAGATTGATCCTGCCGAGCTTTTTTTTGGATCTATGGTAGTGATCGGTTTGGTTTTGATTTTCAGTTTCGAAACGGAATATGCCGCAGGTATCGTGATGGCCTTGGCATCCGCTTTTTTAGCCTCTCTTTTTACCGTCATCAACGGTCGATTGATCGAAAAAGATAATCCCTACAGAATTAGCCTGGTCGAAATGATCGGAGGCGTTTTGGGAATCAGCATTTGGCTAGGCCTTTCAGGAAAACTGGGTCTCAACCTAATCGATATTCCTGCATCAGATTGGGTTTGGATACTTCTTTTAGGAAGCATATGCACCGCATTCGCCTTTGTGGCAAGCGTCAAAGTCATGGAAGAGCTGACGCCTTTTACCGTTTCGCTGACCATCAATCTCGAACCGGTTTACGGAATTATCCTAGCCTTTTTCATTTTCGGCTCCAGCGAAGAAATGACCTTCGGCTTTTATATGGGTACGATTCTAATCCTCGGAGCATTGTATCTTAATGCCTTGAAAAAGAAAGGAAAGCTCCCCTTCAGAAAAGCGAGGTTGAAACAAAAAACAAACGATTAA
- a CDS encoding oxidoreductase — protein sequence MKAVIAGATGLIGTFLVDRMKTDKDVMTVTALTRRDGEQVGKVAWTKVDFDNLDDLKNACDGASHAFCCLGTTINTAGSKEAFRKVDHDYVIDFAKAAKSQGIERFSVVSAIGSSADSSVFYNKVKGEMERDLENIGFASLHVFHPSLLLGPRKEDRLGEKIGTVGMKLVSPLMMGSLTKYKPIHVKTVAGAMLRLAKSPEKGVQHYEYDEMTEAY from the coding sequence ATGAAAGCAGTTATCGCAGGAGCCACAGGCTTGATCGGCACCTTTCTTGTCGATAGGATGAAAACTGATAAAGACGTGATGACCGTTACGGCTTTAACACGCAGAGACGGTGAGCAAGTTGGAAAAGTAGCTTGGACAAAAGTCGATTTCGACAATTTGGATGATCTGAAAAATGCTTGCGATGGGGCAAGCCACGCCTTTTGTTGTTTGGGTACTACCATAAATACCGCAGGATCAAAAGAGGCCTTTCGCAAAGTAGATCACGATTATGTGATCGATTTCGCGAAAGCGGCCAAGTCACAAGGCATTGAACGCTTCAGTGTAGTAAGCGCCATTGGCAGCAGTGCTGACTCCAGTGTTTTTTACAATAAGGTAAAAGGCGAGATGGAAAGAGATTTGGAAAATATCGGCTTTGCAAGTCTGCATGTTTTTCATCCATCACTTTTGCTGGGCCCAAGAAAAGAGGATCGCTTGGGTGAGAAAATAGGGACGGTCGGTATGAAACTCGTCTCTCCACTCATGATGGGATCGCTCACAAAGTACAAGCCCATCCATGTGAAAACGGTGGCAGGCGCCATGCTCAGATTAGCCAAATCACCCGAGAAGGGAGTTCAGCATTATGAATACGATGAGATGACCGAGGCTTACTGA
- a CDS encoding M28 family peptidase, whose amino-acid sequence MKTNIFLSTILSVAFFGAFAQNTQSLVEETVTHSGVQAKIEFIASDELKGRDTPSPEQEIAAKYLATRMKEWGVKTAPGMDSYRQKVNFKKVTPPASGAFMVKDSTYALGEDILLLDGSSANLEAKVVFLDYGSEDDFANAKVEGKIVVVRLGDKGEPNVRKAFMAGRAKRKRAAENGALALIELYSSTQISWKIIKNYIGGPSISLDMGEEKEEGLPHLWLNDSWNTSADFFAEKVKKAELNIDGATIERFFAYNVIGMVEGTNPDLKDEIVVYSAHYDHVGLGQPDAEGDTIYNGTRDNGIGSITVLEAAHNIAKYPLDRTSMFIFFTGEEKGLLGSEWFVEHPVVPLESIVMCFNSDNAGYNDTSITTIIGLERTTATEAFITAGETYGLGTIADQMPDQNLFDRSDQVSFAAKGIPAVMYTMGVTAFDDELLKYYHQAGDNPDSVDYDYLFKFTKAYVHACRLVGNMPERPYWTEGDKYYEAGEELYKTQ is encoded by the coding sequence ATGAAGACAAATATTTTTCTTTCCACCATTCTTTCCGTTGCATTTTTTGGGGCCTTCGCCCAAAACACTCAGTCGCTGGTTGAGGAGACTGTAACCCATTCGGGAGTGCAGGCTAAAATTGAATTTATTGCTTCAGATGAATTGAAGGGAAGGGATACCCCTTCGCCTGAGCAAGAAATTGCAGCCAAATACTTGGCCACTCGCATGAAAGAGTGGGGAGTGAAAACGGCACCGGGGATGGATAGCTACCGTCAAAAGGTGAATTTTAAGAAGGTCACACCACCCGCCTCAGGTGCATTTATGGTGAAAGATTCGACTTATGCGCTCGGTGAGGACATCCTATTGCTCGATGGAAGCTCAGCAAACCTAGAAGCCAAAGTGGTTTTCCTGGACTATGGAAGTGAGGACGATTTCGCAAACGCTAAAGTAGAAGGCAAAATAGTCGTAGTTCGCCTTGGCGATAAAGGAGAGCCGAATGTTCGCAAGGCGTTCATGGCTGGAAGAGCAAAGAGAAAAAGAGCGGCAGAGAATGGAGCTTTGGCTTTGATCGAGCTCTATTCATCCACTCAAATCAGCTGGAAGATTATCAAGAATTACATCGGTGGTCCGAGTATCTCTTTGGATATGGGCGAAGAAAAGGAAGAGGGACTTCCTCATCTTTGGTTAAATGACTCTTGGAACACCTCGGCCGATTTTTTTGCTGAAAAGGTAAAAAAGGCAGAACTGAATATCGACGGAGCCACAATTGAGCGTTTCTTCGCTTACAACGTGATCGGAATGGTAGAGGGAACGAATCCTGACCTTAAAGATGAAATCGTGGTCTACTCAGCTCACTATGACCACGTAGGTTTAGGACAGCCTGATGCCGAGGGTGATACCATTTACAACGGAACCCGTGACAATGGAATAGGCTCCATCACCGTTTTGGAAGCCGCTCACAATATTGCGAAGTACCCGCTGGATCGTACTTCGATGTTTATCTTCTTTACGGGAGAGGAAAAAGGACTACTCGGAAGCGAGTGGTTCGTGGAGCACCCTGTTGTTCCTCTCGAAAGTATCGTTATGTGCTTCAATAGCGACAATGCGGGATACAACGATACGAGTATCACCACCATCATTGGCTTGGAGCGCACTACGGCCACCGAAGCGTTTATCACTGCTGGTGAAACATACGGATTAGGAACCATTGCCGATCAAATGCCCGATCAAAATCTCTTTGACCGATCAGACCAAGTGAGTTTTGCCGCAAAGGGTATTCCTGCTGTAATGTATACGATGGGTGTAACTGCTTTTGACGATGAACTGTTAAAGTACTATCACCAAGCAGGTGATAACCCTGATTCGGTGGATTACGACTACCTGTTCAAATTCACAAAGGCCTACGTGCATGCCTGCAGATTGGTAGGAAATATGCCTGAAAGACCATACTGGACTGAAGGGGATAAGTACTACGAAGCGGGAGAGGAGTTGTATAAGACTCAGTAA